A stretch of Paludisphaera borealis DNA encodes these proteins:
- a CDS encoding polyketide cyclase, producing MTTYAARLISVSIDCNWREVYDFTAEPTNFPLWASGLASGVENSGDDWTAQGPEGPIRIRFSPPNEFGVLDHVVTVAPGVEIRIPLRVVANGTGSEVTLTLFQTPGMSDEAFAADAEWVQSDLHALKALMES from the coding sequence ATGACGACGTACGCCGCCAGACTCATCAGCGTTTCCATCGATTGCAACTGGCGCGAGGTCTACGACTTCACCGCGGAGCCGACGAATTTCCCGCTCTGGGCGTCCGGCCTGGCGTCGGGGGTGGAGAACTCGGGCGACGACTGGACGGCCCAAGGGCCCGAGGGGCCGATCCGGATTCGCTTCTCGCCCCCCAACGAGTTCGGCGTCCTCGACCACGTCGTCACCGTGGCGCCGGGCGTCGAGATCCGGATTCCCTTGCGCGTCGTCGCAAACGGGACCGGCAGCGAAGTCACCCTGACCCTCTTCCAGACGCCGGGCATGAGCGACGAGGCGTTCGCGGCCGACGCCGAGTGGGTGCAGAGCGATCTCCACGCCCTCAAGGCGTTGATGGAATCCTGA
- a CDS encoding Gfo/Idh/MocA family protein codes for MKRCKMRVGMVGGGGPASFFGAPHRRAILMDNSAELTAGALRSRADESLASADELFFTRGYPDWSSLVEAESALPDDQRIDYLTIVTPNDAHFGPAEAAAQAGIAVLCEKPLTTNLDEARRLHATVKAAEIPFIVAHTYTGYPMVMLARELVRDGRIGEIRKVEAWYPQGWLASRREEEGNKQASWRTDPAQAGASGCGGDIGSHAYEFVRFVAGLRAVKLSARMKSIVPGRALDDDFTVLAELNNGAIATITASQITIGAQNDNGFRIIGTAGTLSWRHTHFDQLEFFEADHTVQIYRAGADYRYMPASIKPYLRLPQGHPEGFHEALANLHRTLEWTIRRRRGEDAPTPYDHPGIGDGLAVMAFLDAAVASAADHGAWVDVLRAGSTTGRNEP; via the coding sequence ATGAAACGATGCAAGATGCGAGTCGGGATGGTGGGAGGAGGCGGGCCGGCGAGTTTCTTCGGGGCGCCGCACCGGCGGGCGATCTTGATGGACAACTCGGCCGAGTTGACCGCCGGCGCGCTGCGGAGCAGGGCCGACGAGTCGCTGGCTTCGGCCGACGAGCTGTTCTTCACGCGCGGGTATCCCGATTGGAGCAGTCTGGTCGAGGCCGAATCCGCCCTGCCGGACGACCAGCGGATCGACTATCTGACGATCGTCACGCCCAACGACGCCCATTTCGGCCCCGCCGAGGCCGCCGCCCAGGCGGGAATCGCGGTCCTCTGCGAGAAGCCGCTGACCACGAACCTCGACGAGGCCCGCCGGCTTCACGCGACGGTCAAGGCCGCCGAGATCCCGTTCATCGTCGCCCATACCTACACCGGCTATCCGATGGTCATGCTGGCCCGCGAGCTGGTGCGCGACGGCCGGATCGGCGAGATCCGCAAGGTCGAGGCCTGGTATCCGCAGGGTTGGCTGGCGTCGCGGCGGGAAGAAGAGGGGAACAAGCAGGCGTCGTGGCGGACCGACCCCGCCCAGGCCGGGGCGTCGGGATGCGGCGGCGACATCGGCTCGCACGCCTATGAGTTCGTCCGGTTCGTCGCCGGCCTTCGCGCCGTGAAGCTGTCGGCCCGGATGAAGTCGATCGTCCCCGGCCGGGCGCTCGACGACGATTTCACGGTTCTGGCCGAGCTGAACAACGGCGCGATCGCCACGATCACGGCGTCGCAGATCACGATCGGCGCCCAGAACGACAACGGCTTCCGGATCATCGGCACGGCCGGCACGCTCTCCTGGCGGCACACCCACTTCGACCAGCTCGAATTCTTTGAGGCCGACCACACGGTCCAGATCTACCGAGCAGGGGCCGACTACCGGTACATGCCGGCTTCGATCAAGCCGTACCTCCGCCTCCCCCAGGGCCATCCCGAGGGCTTCCACGAGGCGCTCGCCAACCTGCACCGGACGCTCGAATGGACGATCCGCAGGCGGCGAGGCGAAGACGCGCCGACGCCCTACGATCACCCGGGGATCGGCGACGGCCTCGCCGTGATGGCGTTCCTTGACGCGGCCGTCGCCAGCGCCGCCGACCACGGCGCGTGGGTCGACGTGCTTCGAGCCGGTTCGACCACGGGGAGAAACGAGCCGTGA
- a CDS encoding STAS domain-containing protein, producing the protein MSNPEFEFIKMSMVGDVAVVEVLAKELRFPNQAEELSYELGLVVAQEWAAKTLVNLSRTHFIGSTAFAVFFRLVAKAKEQARSVKFCGMTEDVRIGADIIGLDKLAEIYDTEDEALESFTQNPDAPAFES; encoded by the coding sequence ATGTCCAACCCGGAATTCGAGTTCATCAAGATGAGCATGGTCGGCGACGTGGCGGTCGTCGAGGTGCTGGCCAAGGAACTGCGCTTCCCCAACCAGGCCGAGGAGCTTTCCTACGAGCTTGGGCTGGTCGTCGCCCAGGAGTGGGCCGCGAAGACGCTCGTCAACCTGAGCCGAACGCACTTCATCGGCAGCACCGCCTTCGCGGTGTTCTTCAGGCTCGTCGCCAAGGCCAAGGAACAGGCTCGCTCGGTCAAATTCTGCGGCATGACCGAAGACGTCCGCATCGGCGCCGACATCATCGGCCTCGATAAGCTGGCGGAAATCTACGATACCGAGGACGAAGCCCTCGAATCCTTCACCCAGAATCCCGACGCCCCCGCGTTCGAATCCTGA
- a CDS encoding glucose-6-phosphate dehydrogenase assembly protein OpcA gives MAGSSSDAFLEGQGIPVDLPRINTTLEQLWGPAAERIGGPELEHPNVTRIVLANLVVERLIPETDGLGPVLETVVAKFPCRTIVLRESDGPERKITAEVSAVCHLPDPGSPQVCSERIVLRAGPQALDLIPGAVRPLLEADLPLILWWTTDPTLHERLFHNLGEESSRILLDLPDPGASAAAIKLGLDPAISSCSRDSVWYGLAHWRELIARFFDSADHLETLRRIDSVQIEALSPDASTPPRLALWLASWLAGQLDWKTRGEPSLEATDSGSRLRADFEGPAGPLGVEVRTRPFADPRPLYPRLLSVTITARGKDGLETFRLCRPSAESPDIEIHADSPDYCRLPSTVYAECLEPARRAAAALELSRFDPPFEKALPFLLWLLESADRGRS, from the coding sequence ATGGCCGGGTCGAGTTCGGATGCGTTCCTGGAGGGGCAAGGGATTCCCGTGGACCTGCCCCGGATCAACACGACGCTCGAACAGCTCTGGGGGCCGGCGGCCGAACGGATCGGCGGGCCCGAGCTGGAGCACCCGAACGTCACCCGGATCGTCCTGGCCAACCTCGTGGTCGAACGGCTCATCCCTGAGACGGACGGCCTGGGCCCGGTGCTCGAGACGGTCGTCGCCAAGTTCCCCTGCCGGACGATCGTCCTGAGGGAGTCGGACGGGCCCGAGCGGAAGATCACCGCCGAGGTCTCCGCGGTCTGCCACCTCCCCGATCCGGGCTCGCCGCAAGTCTGCTCCGAGCGGATCGTCCTGCGAGCCGGCCCGCAGGCGCTCGACCTGATCCCCGGGGCGGTCCGCCCGCTGCTGGAAGCCGACCTCCCGCTCATCCTCTGGTGGACGACCGACCCGACCTTGCACGAACGGCTGTTCCACAATCTGGGCGAGGAGAGCTCGCGGATTCTCCTCGACCTGCCCGACCCCGGCGCGTCGGCCGCGGCGATCAAGCTGGGCCTGGACCCCGCGATCAGCTCGTGCAGTCGCGACTCCGTCTGGTACGGCCTGGCCCACTGGCGCGAGCTGATCGCCCGGTTCTTCGACTCGGCCGACCACCTGGAAACCCTCCGTCGCATCGACTCGGTCCAGATCGAGGCTCTCTCGCCCGACGCCTCCACGCCTCCTCGCCTCGCGCTCTGGCTGGCCTCGTGGCTGGCCGGTCAGCTCGACTGGAAGACCCGGGGCGAGCCGTCGCTCGAAGCGACCGATTCCGGCAGCCGCCTCCGCGCGGATTTCGAGGGTCCGGCGGGGCCGCTGGGGGTCGAGGTCCGCACCAGGCCGTTCGCCGACCCGCGTCCGTTGTACCCCCGGCTGCTGAGCGTGACGATCACCGCCCGCGGAAAAGACGGTCTCGAAACGTTCCGGCTCTGCCGCCCGTCGGCCGAGTCGCCCGACATCGAGATCCACGCCGACTCTCCCGATTACTGCCGGCTGCCGAGCACGGTGTACGCCGAGTGCCTCGAACCCGCCCGCCGCGCCGCCGCCGCGCTCGAGCTGTCGCGGTTCGATCCGCCGTTCGAGAAGGCGTTGCCGTTTTTGCTCTGGCTTCTCGAATCCGCTGATCGCGGCCGTTCTTGA
- the zwf gene encoding glucose-6-phosphate dehydrogenase, translated as MAEPTIAPESNPLRQALPRSRAPEPCALVLFGATGDLAHRKLVPALYNLYRGGNLPAECAVVCFGRRDWTDDDLRKEYEKSLAKDGGPDFAQVWPAFAERLVFASGTFDDPESFKNLKEKLEELDRTHGTKGNRIFYLAVSPEFFEQIIGQLGDADLVYDWQQDSPWSRVVIEKPFGHDLESARALSRSTSRVLDESQVYRIDHYLGKETVQNILAFRFGNSIFEPIWNRRHVASVQITVAEEVGMSGGRGAYYDTAGALRDMVQNHMMQLLSLVAMEPPVDLSADAVRSEKVKVLQALPHWKPEDVYRNVVRAQYAAGSIEGEEVPGYLQEKGVPPDSHTAPYVAMRLELNTWRWAGVPFFLRTGKRLPKRATEIAIQFRRPPTELFDIESEEDSAGNQLVLRIQPNEGASLTFAAKIPGSRRRLQEVRMDFRYGTAFAVPPPEAYERLLLDVMLGDPTLFTRTDEVENAWRFITSILDAWELPDAPPPDSYVAGSWGPEASDRLVKADGTKWRRL; from the coding sequence ATGGCGGAGCCGACCATCGCGCCCGAGTCCAACCCGTTGCGGCAGGCGTTGCCGCGGTCACGGGCGCCCGAGCCTTGCGCCCTGGTCCTGTTCGGGGCGACCGGCGACCTGGCGCATCGCAAGCTCGTCCCGGCGCTCTACAACCTCTATCGCGGCGGCAACCTCCCCGCCGAATGCGCCGTGGTCTGCTTCGGCCGTCGCGACTGGACCGACGACGACCTGCGGAAGGAATACGAGAAATCGCTGGCCAAGGACGGCGGCCCCGATTTCGCCCAGGTCTGGCCGGCGTTCGCCGAGCGCCTGGTGTTCGCGTCGGGCACGTTCGACGACCCTGAGTCGTTCAAGAACCTCAAGGAGAAGCTTGAGGAACTCGACCGGACGCATGGGACCAAGGGGAACCGGATCTTCTACCTTGCGGTCTCGCCCGAGTTCTTCGAGCAGATCATCGGCCAGCTTGGCGACGCGGACCTGGTCTACGACTGGCAGCAAGACTCCCCCTGGAGCCGGGTCGTCATCGAGAAGCCGTTCGGTCACGACCTCGAAAGCGCCCGGGCGCTCAGCCGGTCGACGTCGCGGGTGCTCGACGAGAGTCAGGTCTACCGGATCGACCATTATCTGGGCAAGGAGACCGTCCAGAACATCCTGGCGTTCCGGTTCGGCAACAGCATTTTCGAGCCGATCTGGAACCGCCGGCACGTGGCGTCGGTGCAGATCACCGTCGCCGAGGAAGTCGGCATGTCCGGCGGTCGGGGCGCCTACTACGACACCGCCGGCGCGCTTCGCGACATGGTTCAGAACCACATGATGCAGCTCCTGTCGCTGGTCGCGATGGAGCCGCCGGTGGACCTCTCGGCCGACGCCGTGCGGAGCGAGAAGGTCAAGGTGCTTCAGGCCCTCCCCCACTGGAAGCCTGAAGACGTCTACCGCAACGTCGTGCGGGCGCAGTACGCCGCCGGCTCGATCGAGGGCGAGGAGGTCCCCGGCTACCTTCAAGAGAAGGGTGTGCCGCCCGACTCGCACACCGCGCCCTACGTGGCGATGCGGCTGGAGTTGAACACCTGGCGGTGGGCTGGCGTGCCGTTCTTCCTCCGGACCGGCAAGCGGCTGCCGAAGCGGGCGACCGAGATCGCCATTCAGTTCCGCCGGCCGCCGACCGAGCTGTTCGACATCGAATCCGAGGAGGACTCGGCCGGCAACCAGCTCGTCCTCCGCATCCAGCCCAACGAAGGGGCCAGCCTGACCTTCGCCGCCAAGATCCCCGGCTCGCGGCGCCGGCTCCAGGAGGTCCGGATGGATTTCCGCTATGGAACCGCGTTCGCCGTCCCGCCGCCGGAGGCTTACGAGCGCCTGCTGCTCGACGTGATGCTCGGCGATCCCACGCTGTTCACCCGCACCGACGAGGTCGAGAACGCCTGGCGGTTCATCACGTCGATCCTCGACGCCTGGGAACTCCCCGACGCCCCCCCGCCCGACTCGTACGTCGCTGGAAGCTGGGGCCCCGAAGCCTCCGACCGTCTGGTGAAAGCCGACGGGACGAAATGGCGAAGACTCTAG